The proteins below are encoded in one region of Thermosulfurimonas marina:
- a CDS encoding FmdB family zinc ribbon protein has protein sequence MPIYEYECEGCGKRLEVWQKITDEPLATCESCGGKLHKLISQSSFILKGTGWYVTDYARKERKETQKEDSGSSGTQDSGKESS, from the coding sequence ATGCCCATCTACGAATACGAATGTGAAGGCTGCGGAAAGAGGCTTGAAGTCTGGCAGAAGATTACCGACGAGCCCCTTGCCACCTGCGAGTCTTGTGGAGGAAAACTCCACAAGCTCATCAGCCAGAGCTCCTTTATCCTCAAGGGCACGGGCTGGTACGTTACCGATTACGCTCGCAAGGAACGCAAGGAGACCCAGAAGGAAGATTCCGGAAGTTCCGGCACCCAAGACTCCGGAAAAGAGTCCTCTTAA